The Maridesulfovibrio hydrothermalis AM13 = DSM 14728 DNA window GAAAAAGCAGCTCGGCCTTGGGCATGCGGTTCTCTGCGCTAAGGAAGTTTGTAAGAATGATCCTTTCGCAGTTATGGTCGGCGATGATCTTATGTTCGGCGTCGAACCCGGGATTAAACAGCTGATTGATGCTGCCAGAACTGAAAATATGGCTGTTGTCGGGGTTATCGAGGTTCCAGAGGCTAAGGTCAACCGGTACGGAATTATTCAGGGTGAAGAGTTTGCGCCGGGTATGTACCGCGTCCGTTCTCTGGTTGAAAAACCTCCTATCGGTCAGGCTCCTTCCAGACTGGCAATAGTTGGCCGTTACGTTCTTCTGCCTGAGATTTTTGATCATCTTGAAAATCTTGAACCGGGCGTGGGGGGGGAAATTCAGCTTACTGATGCCCTTCAGGGTCTAGCTCTGGATAACAAGTTGCTGGCAGTTAAGCTGCGTGGACAGAGATTTGACGCCGGAGACTGGGTAGATTATCTTACCGCAAACATTTACTTTGCTCTTCAGGATGAAGAGCTTCGTGATGACATTGTCATGAGATTGCGGGAGCTACTGTCTTGTTCTTAAAGAATCTGAATACTTACCTGATATTTACAGTCCTTGCCGTGACTCTGCTTGTTTGCAGCCCGGCAAGGGCTTTTTTTCCTTCTGATATGGAACTTGATGAAATAATGTACCAAAAGTATGGAACACTTACTTCATATGAGGCCGTTCTGACATTTCCATCAGAGCCGGAAACTTCCATTACCATTTTTAGAGGTCATGATCACTGGCAGCAGACTTTTACCAGCAGTGCGAATTCTAATTCTACTGTGATATCTAAGGTTGTCGGCCAGTATTTCAAACCGATAGCACAGTGTCCGGCCGGCAGCGATATGCCTGTTCCTGTGCTTCAGCTTTGGTCTCCTGATGATCCTGTCAGCGACTGGATGTCTATAGGGATTAGTAACGCGACCAGAAGCTATGGCTTTTATGATGATACTCCGGCTTTTGTTTTCGGGGCGCGGCAGGGTGATGATTCTTCCCCGCAGATCTGGTTTAATAATGAAAATTTTGCGCCGCTTAAGATAGTACTTGATGAAGAGCGGATGATAACCTTCGGTACATACTCAAAATTTGCCGGTTTTATGCTTCCGCATACCGGAACGATGACGGTGGGCGAAGAAGTTCTTGATTTTAAAATTGAGTGGAAAGGGATCAGGAAGAAAATTTCACCATCTGTTTTTTCGGCTGCTGCGATTAAAAAAGAAAGCGGGTGCGTTATTGCCTCCACTCCCGTATATGAATTTTTGAAGAAATGTCTTAAACTG harbors:
- the galU gene encoding UTP--glucose-1-phosphate uridylyltransferase GalU gives rise to the protein MVIKKVIIPVAGWGTRSLPATKNIPKEMLPIFKKPVVQHVVEEAMTSGLTDVVFINNQNKKIIEDHFDYNLSLEDVLKRGGKLEILAEVRKVAEMVNIISVRQKKQLGLGHAVLCAKEVCKNDPFAVMVGDDLMFGVEPGIKQLIDAARTENMAVVGVIEVPEAKVNRYGIIQGEEFAPGMYRVRSLVEKPPIGQAPSRLAIVGRYVLLPEIFDHLENLEPGVGGEIQLTDALQGLALDNKLLAVKLRGQRFDAGDWVDYLTANIYFALQDEELRDDIVMRLRELLSCS